A single Crateriforma conspicua DNA region contains:
- the fusA gene encoding elongation factor G: protein MAQDINQIRNIGIIAHIDAGKTTVTERMLYLSGEKHRVGRVDHGTTDTDDDPEEQERGITIFSACVKYQWKGFNINLLDTPGHVDFTAEVERCLRVLDGAVVVFSAREGVEAQSETVWRQADRYEVPRIVFINKMDREGADFQSVIDDIGPRLGGRPVPVELPVGQGPPHVADPFRGTIDLVRNKMRQFDPETEGKNVTETEIPDEFADDAALWREQLLEAVCEIDEEAMALVMEDKPVPEEMVIAAIRKGTLERTIQPVFCGSALHGIGVQPLMSGVGDYLPSPLDRPPVQGVDPKKRDKTLSRQPDPKEPFCGLVFKILPAKTGDNYWIRVYSGELKQNSRVYCPNRDKKENVAQLWQIHASKKDRDGQTDTVTTGDICCVIGPRFAITGDTVCDVKENIELPSIKFADTVLSMAIEPESTADRKKLDETLDMLRRQDPTFQAVENEDIGQTLISGMGELHLEVIQHRLTRDFGLNVKFYKPRVNYRETIGGTASVVGQCNRQIGDKQMFARINATFSPLDDASKPVIVFDRLPPDCLPNDVRTAAIEEFRQRAEGGGFIAGFPLSGVKIEVTDAEMAEEGSDEVAFRIAAGDAFDKGLEQAGPVLLEPVMKVEVTTPEDYMGELVGDLQQRRAIVAGTEQRGAMTVITAHAPLKEMFGYSSAVRSLSQGRAGSSMEPLGYQPAPKEDAETFSY from the coding sequence ATGGCACAAGACATCAACCAGATCCGTAACATCGGTATCATCGCGCACATCGATGCCGGCAAGACGACGGTTACCGAACGCATGCTGTACCTGAGCGGTGAGAAGCACCGTGTCGGGCGAGTCGACCATGGGACCACCGACACCGACGACGATCCGGAAGAACAAGAACGCGGGATCACGATCTTCAGCGCCTGTGTGAAGTACCAATGGAAAGGCTTCAACATCAACTTGTTGGACACGCCGGGGCACGTTGATTTTACGGCCGAAGTGGAGCGGTGTTTGCGTGTCCTGGACGGTGCGGTGGTCGTGTTCAGTGCCCGCGAAGGCGTCGAGGCACAGAGCGAAACGGTGTGGCGCCAGGCCGACAGGTACGAAGTCCCCCGCATCGTGTTCATCAACAAGATGGATCGCGAGGGAGCGGATTTTCAATCCGTCATCGACGACATCGGTCCGCGACTGGGCGGACGCCCGGTTCCGGTGGAGTTGCCGGTCGGCCAGGGGCCGCCGCACGTCGCCGACCCGTTCCGCGGAACGATCGATCTGGTCCGCAACAAAATGCGACAATTCGATCCGGAGACCGAAGGCAAGAACGTCACGGAGACGGAGATCCCCGATGAGTTTGCCGATGACGCGGCGCTGTGGCGCGAGCAATTGTTGGAAGCCGTCTGTGAAATCGACGAAGAGGCGATGGCATTGGTCATGGAAGACAAACCGGTGCCCGAAGAAATGGTGATCGCCGCGATCCGCAAGGGAACGCTGGAGCGCACCATCCAGCCGGTTTTCTGTGGCAGTGCGCTGCACGGCATCGGCGTCCAACCGTTGATGAGCGGTGTCGGCGACTATTTGCCCAGCCCACTGGATCGGCCTCCGGTGCAAGGTGTCGATCCCAAAAAGCGAGACAAGACACTTTCGCGACAGCCGGACCCGAAAGAACCGTTTTGCGGTTTGGTGTTCAAAATCTTGCCCGCCAAGACCGGCGACAACTATTGGATTCGTGTTTACAGCGGCGAATTGAAACAGAACAGCCGCGTTTACTGTCCGAACCGCGACAAGAAAGAAAATGTGGCTCAGCTTTGGCAAATCCACGCGAGTAAAAAGGATCGCGACGGCCAAACCGATACCGTGACCACCGGCGACATTTGCTGTGTGATCGGGCCGCGGTTCGCGATCACCGGTGACACCGTTTGTGATGTCAAGGAAAACATCGAACTGCCCAGCATCAAGTTTGCTGACACCGTGTTGTCGATGGCGATCGAACCGGAAAGCACGGCGGACCGAAAGAAGTTGGACGAGACGCTGGACATGCTGCGTCGACAAGACCCGACGTTCCAGGCGGTGGAAAACGAGGACATCGGCCAGACTCTGATCAGCGGGATGGGCGAATTGCACCTGGAAGTCATCCAGCACCGTTTGACGCGCGACTTTGGTTTGAACGTCAAGTTCTATAAGCCGCGGGTGAACTATCGCGAAACGATCGGCGGGACCGCCAGTGTCGTCGGCCAGTGCAACCGCCAGATCGGTGACAAGCAGATGTTCGCTCGCATCAACGCGACGTTTTCGCCGCTGGACGATGCTTCCAAGCCCGTGATCGTGTTTGATCGATTGCCGCCGGATTGTCTGCCCAATGACGTGCGGACTGCGGCGATTGAAGAATTCCGTCAGCGGGCCGAAGGCGGTGGCTTTATCGCCGGTTTCCCGTTGTCGGGTGTGAAGATCGAAGTCACCGACGCGGAGATGGCCGAAGAGGGCAGTGACGAAGTGGCGTTCCGGATCGCGGCGGGCGACGCGTTCGACAAAGGATTGGAACAGGCCGGTCCGGTGTTGCTGGAACCGGTGATGAAAGTCGAAGTCACGACGCCCGAAGATTACATGGGCGAATTGGTCGGCGACCTACAGCAACGACGCGCGATCGTCGCCGGCACCGAACAGCGGGGTGCGATGACGGTGATCACCGCCCATGCGCCTCTGAAAGAAATGTTCGGCTACAGCAGTGCCGTTCGCAGTCTGAGCCAGGGCAGGGCGGGTAGCAGCATGGAACCACTGGGTTACCAACCGGCTCCGAAAGAAGACGCCGAAACGTTTTCGTACTAG
- a CDS encoding MFS transporter, with product MDFARGKLMLASFLTLVASGIGFATRTAAGGPWEREFNIGGGQFGAILGAGFLGFGLMIFFGGILVEKFGYKKLLMLAFVLHLVSAVMLFIANPLFDGWRESDPENATQNVFNVLFWSAFLFSICQGLYEAVINPLIAQLYPDNKTHYLNILHAGWPAGMIVGGLFAAGFIGEEAWFTELPWQWALASFAIVVVAYGIMVIPEKFPETVGESSSDFATVFSCFASIPFLVLIVLHALIGYMELGVDSWMTKLMENLLPNSVLILVYTSMLMFVLRFFAGPIVHKINPIGLLLGSSVIACLGLLWLGSPIQSVGMIFVAATFYSLGKAFLWPTMLGVAGERYPQSGSVAMGALGAAGMLCVGQIAGPRIGTQQGFSMSENLQQTAPETFERYAEPEAITAWGYEYRPLDAAKLNAANGAELGEDGKPVSTQALADAELIDEADKEVLLANADTDFSAVQDSYLFGGRRALTLTSYVPATMAIGFLGLLIYYRSIGGYKAIKIDHEHEDAEVPVPHEATEDPLERPAPTEY from the coding sequence GTGGATTTTGCACGTGGAAAATTGATGCTGGCCAGCTTTTTAACGCTGGTCGCATCGGGCATCGGGTTCGCCACCAGGACGGCGGCCGGTGGTCCTTGGGAACGCGAATTCAACATCGGGGGAGGTCAATTCGGTGCGATTCTTGGGGCAGGGTTCCTGGGCTTCGGGTTGATGATTTTCTTTGGCGGGATCTTGGTCGAAAAATTCGGCTACAAGAAACTGCTGATGCTGGCGTTCGTATTGCACTTGGTCAGTGCCGTCATGTTGTTCATCGCCAACCCGCTATTTGACGGATGGCGTGAATCGGATCCGGAGAACGCGACGCAGAACGTGTTCAACGTTTTGTTCTGGAGTGCGTTCCTGTTTTCGATCTGTCAGGGATTGTACGAAGCGGTCATCAACCCGCTGATCGCCCAGTTGTATCCGGACAATAAAACACACTATTTGAATATCCTGCACGCCGGATGGCCCGCCGGGATGATCGTCGGCGGTCTGTTTGCGGCTGGGTTTATCGGCGAAGAAGCCTGGTTCACCGAATTGCCCTGGCAATGGGCCTTGGCCAGCTTTGCGATTGTCGTCGTGGCCTACGGCATCATGGTGATCCCGGAAAAGTTCCCCGAAACGGTGGGCGAATCCAGCAGCGATTTTGCGACGGTTTTCTCGTGTTTCGCTTCGATCCCGTTCCTGGTTTTGATCGTTCTGCACGCGTTGATCGGCTACATGGAATTGGGCGTCGATTCGTGGATGACGAAGCTGATGGAGAACCTGTTGCCCAATTCGGTGCTGATTCTGGTTTACACGTCGATGTTGATGTTCGTGCTGCGGTTCTTTGCCGGCCCGATCGTCCACAAGATCAACCCGATCGGATTGCTGTTGGGCAGTTCGGTGATCGCATGCTTGGGACTGTTGTGGTTGGGGTCGCCGATCCAAAGCGTCGGCATGATCTTTGTCGCCGCGACGTTCTATTCGCTGGGCAAAGCGTTCCTGTGGCCGACGATGTTGGGGGTCGCGGGCGAACGGTATCCGCAAAGTGGATCGGTTGCGATGGGGGCCCTCGGAGCGGCCGGGATGTTGTGCGTCGGCCAGATTGCCGGCCCGCGGATCGGGACTCAGCAAGGGTTTTCGATGAGCGAGAATCTGCAGCAGACCGCGCCAGAAACATTCGAACGCTATGCCGAACCCGAAGCCATCACCGCTTGGGGTTACGAGTACCGGCCGTTGGATGCGGCGAAGTTGAACGCGGCCAATGGGGCGGAGTTGGGCGAAGACGGCAAGCCGGTTTCGACCCAGGCGTTGGCTGATGCGGAACTGATCGACGAAGCGGACAAGGAAGTGTTGTTGGCCAACGCCGACACGGACTTTTCGGCGGTTCAGGATTCGTATTTGTTCGGCGGCCGTCGTGCGTTGACGCTGACGTCCTATGTGCCGGCGACGATGGCGATCGGGTTCTTGGGATTGCTGATCTATTACCGATCGATCGGCGGTTACAAGGCGATCAAGATCGATCACGAGCATGAGGATGCGGAGGTCCCGGTGCCTCACGAGGCGACCGAGGATCCGCTGGAACGCCCGGCACCGACGGAGTATTAG
- the rpsL gene encoding 30S ribosomal protein S12, giving the protein MPTINQLVRKGRKSKKSQSKAPVLDRCPQKQGVCLQVKTMTPKKPNSALRKITRVRLSNGKEVTVYIPGEGHNLQEHSIVLVRGGRVRDLPGVRYQVIRGSRDALGVEGRKRSRSRYGAKK; this is encoded by the coding sequence ATGCCAACCATTAATCAGCTCGTTCGCAAGGGACGCAAGTCCAAGAAATCCCAAAGTAAGGCACCCGTTTTGGATCGGTGCCCTCAAAAGCAAGGGGTTTGCTTGCAGGTCAAGACGATGACGCCGAAGAAACCGAACTCGGCGTTGCGTAAGATCACCCGGGTTCGCTTGAGCAACGGTAAAGAAGTCACCGTTTACATCCCGGGCGAAGGCCACAACCTGCAAGAACACAGCATCGTTTTGGTGCGTGGTGGTCGTGTCCGCGACTTGCCCGGTGTTCGCTATCAAGTCATCCGTGGTTCGCGTGACGCGTTGGGCGTCGAAGGCCGTAAGCGGTCGCGCAGCCGTTACGGGGCCAAGAAGTAG
- the rpsG gene encoding 30S ribosomal protein S7 codes for MGRFTASHTHLKGDPRHNSLLASKFINCLMLDGKKTVAQKIFYDALDEIAKRKPDAGEPIEVFEAAVENVKPYIEVRSKRVGGASYQVPMQVNRARQQSLAIRWMLGAIREKKGRPTHLKLADEILAAFNKEGVAYTKRENTHRMADANKAFAHFAW; via the coding sequence ATGGGACGTTTCACCGCCAGCCATACTCACCTCAAAGGCGACCCTCGCCACAATTCGCTGTTGGCCAGCAAGTTCATCAATTGCTTGATGCTGGACGGCAAGAAGACGGTTGCACAAAAGATCTTCTACGATGCGTTGGACGAAATTGCCAAGCGCAAGCCGGATGCCGGCGAACCGATCGAGGTTTTCGAAGCGGCCGTGGAAAACGTGAAGCCCTACATCGAGGTTCGCAGCAAGCGAGTCGGGGGGGCTAGTTACCAAGTGCCCATGCAGGTCAACCGCGCTCGTCAGCAAAGTCTGGCGATTCGTTGGATGCTGGGCGCAATTCGTGAGAAAAAAGGTCGTCCGACGCACCTAAAGCTTGCCGATGAGATCTTGGCTGCCTTTAATAAAGAAGGTGTCGCCTACACGAAGCGTGAGAACACTCACCGTATGGCCGACGCCAACAAGGCATTCGCGCACTTTGCTTGGTGA
- the aspS gene encoding aspartate--tRNA ligase, whose translation MLRTHNCGQLRKSDVGTEVTLCGWVESKRDHGGAVFIDLRDRYGITQVVIGPPEADKSLIDQAGHVPAESVILIRGKVSDRLEGKTNEKLPTGEIEVRSEHFEILNAAATPPFTPGQAELPGEDLRLKYRFLDLRRTEMQRAMVLRSRIVKIMRDYFAQHDFIDVETPILGRSTPEGARDYLVPSRVHPGEFYALPQSPQLYKQILMVAGFDRYVQVAKCFRDEDLRADRQPEFTQLDLEMSFVDADDIMSLIDGLVAATAKEVLGKDIALPLPRMTYEEAMRRFGSDAPDLRFGMEIVDVTDVAKKTEFRVFRGTADAGKFVRGINVKNAADKYSRRQIDELTSWVQNDFGAKGLAWFRVEEDGSLWSPIAKNFDAEHLAEIKEKLDGQPNDLLMFLADTWDVTCRGLSGLRKRMAVELELFSPNDLNCSWVTEFPMFERDEESDRYVAMHHPFTAPLADDLPRLKDQPEKCHAQAYDLVINGSEAGGGTIRIHDPGVQQQVFDLLGIDEETAKDRFGFLLDALKYGAPPHGGIALGVDRWVMLFAGLENIREVIAFPKTQKASDLMTEAPGEVDSQQLEELHLRTIKAKS comes from the coding sequence GTGCTCAGGACCCACAACTGCGGCCAGCTCCGCAAATCAGACGTCGGAACGGAAGTCACCCTATGCGGCTGGGTCGAAAGCAAACGCGACCACGGCGGCGCTGTCTTCATCGATTTGCGTGACCGATACGGCATCACCCAGGTCGTCATCGGGCCTCCGGAAGCCGACAAATCGCTGATCGACCAAGCGGGTCACGTGCCTGCCGAAAGCGTGATCCTGATCCGCGGCAAGGTTTCGGATCGTTTGGAAGGCAAGACCAACGAGAAGCTGCCGACCGGGGAAATCGAAGTCCGCAGCGAGCATTTCGAGATCCTGAACGCCGCCGCGACGCCGCCGTTCACCCCGGGACAGGCCGAATTGCCGGGCGAAGATCTGCGGCTGAAGTATCGCTTTTTGGATCTCCGTCGGACCGAGATGCAGCGGGCGATGGTCTTGCGCAGCCGCATCGTCAAAATCATGCGGGACTATTTCGCCCAGCACGATTTTATCGACGTCGAAACGCCGATCCTGGGCCGCAGCACCCCGGAAGGCGCCCGCGATTATCTGGTGCCGAGCCGCGTGCATCCCGGGGAATTTTATGCGCTGCCGCAATCACCCCAGCTGTACAAGCAAATCTTGATGGTCGCCGGTTTTGACCGCTATGTCCAAGTCGCCAAGTGTTTCCGCGACGAAGACCTGCGGGCCGACCGCCAGCCGGAATTCACCCAACTGGACTTGGAGATGTCGTTCGTCGACGCGGACGACATCATGAGCCTGATCGACGGATTGGTCGCCGCGACGGCCAAGGAAGTCCTGGGCAAAGACATCGCATTGCCGTTGCCGCGGATGACGTACGAAGAAGCGATGCGTCGTTTCGGCAGCGACGCACCCGACCTGCGGTTCGGCATGGAAATCGTCGACGTCACCGATGTGGCCAAGAAGACGGAGTTTCGCGTGTTCCGCGGGACCGCCGACGCCGGCAAATTCGTTCGCGGCATCAACGTCAAGAACGCCGCCGACAAGTATTCACGCCGTCAGATCGACGAGCTGACCAGTTGGGTTCAAAACGATTTTGGTGCCAAGGGATTGGCTTGGTTCCGAGTCGAAGAAGACGGATCGCTTTGGAGCCCGATCGCGAAGAACTTTGACGCCGAACATCTGGCGGAGATCAAGGAAAAACTGGACGGCCAGCCCAACGACTTGCTGATGTTCTTGGCCGACACCTGGGATGTGACGTGTCGCGGATTGTCGGGGCTGCGTAAACGCATGGCCGTCGAATTGGAATTGTTCTCACCCAACGATCTGAATTGCAGTTGGGTGACCGAGTTCCCGATGTTCGAACGGGACGAGGAATCCGACCGTTACGTGGCGATGCACCACCCGTTCACCGCACCGCTGGCGGACGATTTGCCGCGGCTGAAAGATCAACCCGAAAAGTGTCACGCCCAAGCATACGACTTGGTGATCAACGGCAGCGAAGCGGGTGGCGGTACGATCCGGATTCACGACCCCGGCGTCCAGCAACAAGTGTTCGACTTGCTGGGGATCGACGAGGAAACCGCCAAGGATCGCTTCGGTTTCTTGCTGGACGCACTGAAGTATGGCGCGCCACCGCACGGCGGGATCGCGCTTGGCGTTGACCGCTGGGTGATGCTGTTCGCGGGCTTGGAGAACATTCGCGAAGTCATCGCGTTCCCCAAGACTCAAAAGGCTTCGGACTTGATGACCGAGGCGCCGGGCGAGGTCGACAGTCAACAGTTGGAAGAACTGCACTTGCGCACGATCAAAGCGAAGAGCTGA
- a CDS encoding sulfatase family protein, protein MTGRDLIPFSVRCGLAALALVSFVTSRAVGDDAPINVLLITSDDLGLHLGCYEDPVARTPNLDALAAQSTVFRNAYVAQASCSPSRSAMFTGTYPHTNGQYALVNSGYSLHPRFRDQTIPNLLKPAGYRTGIAGKLHVAPESSFEFDQRIRVNTRDVVKTADAAAEFIDQSGDQSFFLMVNYSDPHWDRENGQGPWFYRDQVAGVPAKIMTAGDVQPFAFQGYRSEEHLDRVAGYYNAVHRLDAAIGLLLEQLQESGKADNTLVLFVSDHGAPFARGKTTCYEAGLRVPFMIRWPGLTKPRTSLALVSTIDLLPTILDAAGVAIPDHVQGGSLRRLTQGDESTARRYLVGEFHSHGLMPFYPRRAIRDSRYKLIHNLLPGRDVQSRMDGDPSISESRDREAIPAVFEASYLRFADAPEYELFDLAADPWELNNLAGDPAMTDVQQRLTGALRQWQDETEDPLRDGEVIQRFIRNAQARKIVQPPVQ, encoded by the coding sequence ATGACCGGCCGCGACCTGATTCCGTTTTCTGTGCGTTGCGGTTTGGCGGCGCTGGCGCTGGTTTCGTTCGTCACATCTCGTGCGGTCGGCGACGATGCGCCGATCAACGTGTTGCTGATCACCAGCGACGACCTTGGGCTGCATTTGGGGTGCTATGAGGACCCGGTGGCACGGACTCCGAACCTGGACGCTTTGGCCGCCCAGTCGACGGTGTTTCGCAACGCGTATGTGGCCCAGGCGTCATGCAGTCCATCGCGAAGTGCGATGTTCACGGGGACCTACCCGCATACCAACGGGCAATACGCGTTGGTCAACAGCGGGTATTCGCTGCATCCGCGTTTCCGTGACCAGACGATTCCGAATCTATTGAAGCCGGCGGGTTATCGCACCGGGATCGCAGGCAAACTGCACGTTGCACCGGAGTCGTCGTTTGAATTCGACCAGCGGATTCGCGTCAACACACGCGACGTGGTCAAGACGGCCGATGCGGCGGCGGAGTTTATCGACCAGTCTGGCGACCAGTCGTTCTTTTTGATGGTCAACTATTCCGATCCGCACTGGGATCGCGAAAACGGTCAGGGGCCCTGGTTCTATCGTGATCAAGTCGCCGGGGTTCCGGCAAAGATCATGACCGCCGGCGATGTCCAGCCGTTCGCGTTCCAAGGCTATCGTTCCGAAGAGCATCTGGACCGCGTGGCGGGGTATTACAACGCCGTGCACCGGTTGGATGCGGCGATCGGCTTGCTGTTGGAACAGTTGCAGGAATCGGGAAAGGCGGACAACACGCTGGTGCTGTTCGTCAGTGATCATGGGGCACCGTTTGCGCGTGGCAAGACGACTTGTTACGAAGCCGGACTGCGTGTTCCGTTCATGATCCGCTGGCCGGGGCTGACCAAACCGCGAACCAGTTTGGCGTTGGTTTCGACGATCGATTTGTTGCCGACGATCTTGGATGCGGCTGGCGTGGCGATTCCCGATCACGTCCAAGGGGGTTCGCTGCGCAGGTTGACTCAGGGGGATGAATCGACGGCCCGTCGGTACTTGGTCGGCGAATTCCACTCGCACGGATTGATGCCGTTTTATCCGCGTCGGGCGATCCGAGATTCACGGTACAAGTTGATTCATAATTTGTTGCCCGGCCGAGACGTCCAGTCGCGGATGGATGGCGATCCGTCGATCAGTGAATCGCGTGATCGCGAGGCGATTCCGGCGGTGTTCGAGGCCAGTTACCTGCGATTCGCCGACGCACCGGAGTATGAGTTGTTCGATTTGGCGGCGGACCCTTGGGAGTTGAACAACTTGGCCGGCGATCCGGCGATGACGGACGTCCAGCAGCGATTGACCGGTGCATTGCGACAGTGGCAGGACGAGACGGAGGATCCGCTGCGGGACGGCGAGGTGATTCAGCGTTTCATCCGCAACGCCCAGGCTCGCAAGATCGTCCAGCCGCCGGTTCAGTGA
- a CDS encoding glutathione peroxidase, with amino-acid sequence MRLFLSCLVATALMTTSARADKAESAEHECALNFEVKNIEGETVDLEDYEGNVVLIVNVASKCGLTPQYENLQAMYEKYKDQGFVILGFPCNQFAGQEPWEESKILEFCTGEYNVSFPMFSKLEVNGDGAAPLYKFLTSQDVKPKGAGKVSWNFEKFLIDREGNLINRFEPRTKPDDKIVVKAVEAELAKK; translated from the coding sequence ATGCGTCTGTTCCTGTCCTGCCTGGTTGCGACCGCCCTGATGACCACGTCCGCCCGCGCCGACAAAGCCGAATCAGCCGAGCACGAATGTGCGTTGAACTTCGAAGTCAAAAATATCGAAGGCGAAACGGTCGACTTGGAAGACTACGAAGGCAACGTCGTGCTGATCGTCAACGTCGCCAGCAAGTGTGGCCTGACCCCGCAGTACGAAAATCTGCAAGCGATGTACGAGAAGTACAAGGACCAAGGTTTCGTGATCCTGGGATTCCCGTGCAACCAATTTGCCGGCCAAGAGCCGTGGGAGGAATCGAAGATCCTGGAATTCTGCACTGGCGAATACAACGTCAGCTTCCCGATGTTCAGCAAGCTGGAAGTCAACGGTGACGGCGCCGCTCCGCTGTACAAATTCCTGACCAGCCAAGACGTCAAGCCGAAGGGAGCCGGCAAGGTTTCATGGAACTTTGAAAAGTTCTTGATCGACCGCGAAGGCAACTTGATCAACCGCTTCGAGCCTCGAACGAAGCCCGATGACAAAATCGTCGTGAAAGCCGTCGAAGCCGAATTGGCCAAGAAGTAA
- the tsaD gene encoding tRNA (adenosine(37)-N6)-threonylcarbamoyltransferase complex transferase subunit TsaD, whose translation MPILTIESTCDETAAAVVDRDDKILGQCVAKQDELHRHFRGVVPEVAARAHLERILPVIETAMNQADVAGSDLEAIAVADRPGLAGSLLIGLVAAKTLAVAWQKPLVTINHLHAHLYACQLAVDRPVYPCVGMIVSGGHTSLYQCDSSLDLTYLGGTIDDAAGEAFDKVAAMLSLGFPGGPAVSKLAASGNPKAHAYPRSMIRDDGFDFSFSGLKTAVRYSIVGPGQQDFSQLDLSDDQKADVCASFEAAVVDVLVAKAAKAVRHCQADRLIVGGGVAANGVFRSQLQDAADRDGFDLVIAPADLCTDNAVMGAIAWQKIRRGEYASLDIDIQPGLQRGF comes from the coding sequence TTGCCCATTCTGACGATCGAATCCACCTGTGACGAAACGGCCGCCGCCGTGGTCGACCGCGATGACAAAATCCTGGGCCAGTGCGTCGCCAAACAAGACGAATTGCACCGCCATTTCCGCGGCGTGGTCCCCGAAGTCGCCGCTCGGGCCCACTTGGAACGCATCCTGCCGGTGATCGAAACGGCGATGAACCAGGCCGACGTCGCGGGTTCGGATCTGGAAGCGATCGCGGTGGCGGATCGCCCAGGCTTGGCGGGCTCTCTGCTGATCGGATTGGTGGCCGCGAAAACCTTGGCGGTCGCCTGGCAAAAACCACTGGTCACGATCAATCACCTGCACGCCCATTTGTACGCCTGCCAACTGGCCGTCGATCGTCCGGTGTATCCCTGCGTCGGCATGATCGTCAGCGGCGGTCACACCAGTCTGTACCAATGCGATTCGTCCTTGGACCTGACGTACCTGGGCGGGACCATCGACGACGCGGCGGGCGAAGCGTTCGATAAAGTTGCCGCAATGTTGTCGCTGGGCTTTCCCGGCGGACCGGCGGTGTCGAAGCTGGCGGCGTCGGGAAACCCCAAAGCCCACGCCTACCCGCGATCGATGATCCGCGACGACGGGTTCGACTTCAGCTTCAGCGGACTGAAAACCGCGGTCCGCTATTCGATCGTCGGACCGGGCCAGCAGGATTTCAGCCAACTGGATCTAAGCGATGATCAAAAGGCCGACGTGTGCGCCTCCTTCGAAGCGGCCGTGGTCGACGTGCTGGTGGCCAAGGCGGCCAAAGCGGTCCGCCATTGCCAGGCGGATCGATTGATCGTCGGCGGCGGCGTGGCGGCGAACGGCGTTTTTCGAAGCCAGCTGCAAGACGCCGCGGACCGTGACGGTTTTGACTTGGTGATCGCTCCGGCCGATCTGTGCACCGACAACGCGGTGATGGGGGCGATCGCCTGGCAGAAGATTCGTCGCGGCGAATACGCGTCGCTGGACATCGACATCCAGCCGGGCCTGCAACGCGGGTTTTAG